The window CAACACGCTCGCCGAGCAGGCCCACAAGCCCGTGCCGAAAGAAGTGCTGACCAAGGCCGAGGCTTCCGAGCTGATCGACAAGTTGAAGCACGAAGCGGGTCTGGAACGCCCCTCGGGCCGGAGAGTTGGCCGCGCATGAGCAGAGAGTCCCTTGAGCATCAGGCCGATCGGGCCGAGGCACTTGCCGCACAAACCGCAGACGAGGAGGTCAAGCAGACCCTCCTCGATGCGGCGCGGCAGTATCGCAGCAGCCGCCTGATCAAGTCGGAGCCATTCGAGCCGAAGCCGGAATGGGACCTGCCGAAAGAGATCTCCTGACGAAGATTCCTGCGGCTTTTCAGTTCCAGATGCAAGACGCCACGCGGCCGCCCATTTGCGTTCGCCGCGGAGAGCCACCGTCACCAGCATTCGGCTCGGTCCGCGCCTGCTTCCCTTCACCGAAGATCAAGATTCTTGCCCTAATCTGGACGGCTACCTGGGGAGCATCAGGGGCATTCGGTGGGTGAGGGAGAACAACGCAAGGATAGGCGCGTCGCTTTCGAGCGACCGATCGAAGCTCGCGTCATGGCCATCGACGGCACATGGCAGCGCGTCTGCAAGATCTACGACATCTCCGAGATGGGGGCGAAGCTGGTGATCGACGGCGCGGTGACAGACATCGGCCAGAAGGAATTTTTCCTGGTGCTGTCACCCACCGGCTTGGCTTACCGACACTGCGAACTCGCTTGGGTCAATGGCGAGTTCGTCGGCGTTCAGTTCATCAATCGCGGAAGAGCATCGAAGAGAGCGCGTCGCGGCGAAACCCTAGTCAAGTAACGCCTACCGTAACGCGAGTTTCGCACCATCACCTTCACTCGATGTCCTTGGTCACGAAGTGGCATCCAAACGCAATCATGGCCAGCGTAAAGTTCGAGCCCAACAGAACTCGCAAAACCAGGCCCATGTCCTCGCTCACATAGCGGACGTCGTGCCGGTGTGCGTAACGCTCGGGGTGCGCGGCATCGGGGTCCCAGGAGAAATCGTCACGAGCGCAAGCCAAACAACGGTCCCGCACAGCGCCGCGACCCGCACAATCTTTCCCAGCCTTTGAAGCCTGCGCTTCATGCCGCCGTCATCGCGGCCGGATCCGGCCTGATGTTTGCCTGTTGCCGTCACCGCAATTGCAAGCTCTTCAGCGCGGTGAATATGCTGACGACGGCAAAGGCTGGCAGGCTATAGACCACTGCGTTCGCAGCCCATCCAATCACAGTGCCCCAGAAGACGGAATCGCTGAGCGCTCCCCAGAACAGGTACGCTGCGGCCATGCCTGGAAATTCCACGCCCGACCAATCGCTGGTGCCGTCTCTCATCGATGGTATCGACATGAAGACCGTGGAAATCA is drawn from Bradyrhizobium diazoefficiens and contains these coding sequences:
- a CDS encoding DUF3072 domain-containing protein, whose product is MADNTQKDPKDWVSGDDPMTGAQESYLNTLAEQAHKPVPKEVLTKAEASELIDKLKHEAGLERPSGRRVGRA
- a CDS encoding PilZ domain-containing protein, with product MGEGEQRKDRRVAFERPIEARVMAIDGTWQRVCKIYDISEMGAKLVIDGAVTDIGQKEFFLVLSPTGLAYRHCELAWVNGEFVGVQFINRGRASKRARRGETLVK